In Excalfactoria chinensis isolate bCotChi1 chromosome 3, bCotChi1.hap2, whole genome shotgun sequence, one DNA window encodes the following:
- the PEX13 gene encoding peroxisome biogenesis factor 13 yields MASQPPPPKPWENRRLVGSVAPAFQSPDLGDNLLTRPGQPTVARIPPPILPRPSQQTGSGSFSTLRPAYSSSFTTGYGSYGTSFYGSYSPYSYGYGGLGYNRFRTDDIPPSRFVQQAEESSRGAFQSIESIVHAFASVSMMMDATFSAVYNSFRAVLDVANHFSRLKVHFTKVFSAFALVRTIRYLYLRLQRLLGLRKSSENEDLWAESQGTVARVGLEDKAANSAKSWPIFLFFAVIMGGPYLIWKLLSTYSDEESVSSNWASGEDDHVVGRAEYDFSALSEEEISFRAGDILKLAPKDQQPKIRGWLLASYDGQTTGLVPANYIRILGKRRGRKAADLERITEQRPSFTGMPARGSTAAVTLEEQEAAFDSVFVGSNKVPVASDSTAVSGEKQEL; encoded by the exons ATGGCTTCGCAGCCGCCGCCTCCCAAGCCCTGGGAGAACCGGCGATTAGTGGGCAGCGTGGCGCCCGCCTTCCA GTCTCCTGACTTGGGTGACAACTTGCTGACCAGACCTGGACAACCCACAGTTGCACGAATACCTCCACCTATTTTGCCAAGACCATCACAGCAAACAGGAAGTGGTAGTTTCAGTACTTTAAGGCCAGCATATAGCAGTTCTTTTACTACAGGCTATGGTTCATATGGAACTTCTTTTTATGGAAGCTACAGTCCTTACAGTTATGGATACGGTGGCTTGGGCTATAACCGCTTTCGTACAGATGATATTCCTCCCAGCAGGTTTGTTCAACAGGctgaagagagcagcagaggtGCATTTCAATCCATTGAAAGTATTGTGCATGCGTTTGCTTCAGTCAGCATGATGATGGATGCTACCTTTTCGGCTGTGTACAACAGTTTCAGAGCTGTGTTGGATGTAGCCAATCACTTCTCCCGCCTCAAAGTACACTTCACAAAGGTGTTTTCAGCATTTGCTTTAGTGAGAACTATAAGATATCTCTACCTGCGTCTACAGCGATTACTGGGTCTGCGGAAGAGCTCCGAGAATGAGGATTTGTGGGCTGAAAGTCAGGGGACAGTAGCTCGTGTTGGTCTTGAAGACAAGGCAGCTAACTCGGCAAAATCCTGGcctatttttttgttctttgctgttaTTATGGGAGGCCCCTATCTGATTTGGAAACTACTTTCTACATACAGTGATGAAGAATCAG TTTCTAGTAACTGGGCAAGTGGAGAAGATGATCATGTAGTTGGAAGAGCAGAATATGACTTCAGTGCACTCTCAGAAGAGGAAATTTCCTTCCGTGCTGGTGACATTCTAAAATTAGCACCCAAAG atcAACAACCCAAAATCCGTGGTTGGCTTTTGGCTAGTTATGATGGTCAAACAACAGGACTTGTACCAGCTAATTATATCAGAATACTGGGCAAAAGAAGAGGTAGGAAAGCAGCGGACCTGGAAAGGATTACAGAGCAACGTCCATCCTTCACTGGGATGCCTGCTAGAGGAtccactgctgctgtgactTTAGAGGAACAGGAAGCTGCTTTTGACTCTGTTTTTGTAGGAAGTAATAAAGTTCCTGTTGCATCTGATTCCACTGCAGTTAGTGGAGAGAAACAGGAACTCTAA